CCGACGTCGCCGTCGGCTCCGCGGCGCCGCCATGGCCGACGTGGAAGACGGAGAGGAGACCTGCGCCCTGGCCTCTCACTCCGGGAGCTCAGGCTCCAAGTCGGGAGGCGACAAGATGTTCTCCCTCAAGAAGTGGAACGCGGTGGCCATGTGGAGCTGGGACGTGGAGTGCGATACGTGCGCCATCTGCAGGGTCCAGGTGATGGGTAAGCGCTGCACGCGAGGCCAGGGCCGCGCTGCGGCCTCCGGGAGCCGACTTCGGGGTTGGGAAGGGACGGGCGTCCGTCAGAAGCCTCGGAAAGTGCCCTGCCTGGGAGAGTGGGTGGAGGTCGCCCTGCCCCGGCGCCGGAGGAACGCGGAGCCACGCTCCTGCTGCGGTTCCTGAGGGCTGCGGCCGCCGCCTGGGGCTGCGGGGTTGTGCAACAGGCACCCGGCGCCGGGTGGTTGGTGTTCTAGGGAAAGAGACGGGCAATAAACGGAGGTAAACAAGGTAATTTCAGGTAGTGGTGGGTGTGACCAAGAAAGTAAAACCGGGTGATTGTTGGGAACTAGCAGGAAACACTTCGGTTTGTgtggccagccccagccccagctctaAAAGCTCATCACAAGGTGGTCAGGGTAAAGGCCGTGATTCAGCAGTGAAGTTTAATAGTCTTGGTCACCACCAAAGTGATGCTCCAGAGTCATCTTCCACAAAACGACACCCTTAGTTCTCCTCGAGGGACGCAGGAAAGTGTTCATAGCCATTGCATTTCCGGATTAGCTTACCGCCGCTCTTCGAATGGCTTTTAAATCTGGATTGATCTAAGACGGGTCAGATAGCACTAGCGTGGCTTGAAGGGGACAGTGTGGTTCAAGAATATCTAAGTTTCATGGGAGCTGAAGAATCGTAAGCCCTTTTTTCAGAAACGTAAAACTTCACCTCCATCACACCCCCCTCTCCATATTGGATGCCATTTCCTGGAGAAGATACTGTGCTGCTCTGAATCATGCCTTTGTGGAGAACCCTCTTACAAATATGTcttctttctgtggtattttgaGTTAAAATATTAGACCAAGTGAAACTTTTCAGAACAGCTTAatcttgttatattttatatggttCTAAGAACTCAGACCACTTTGAAAAGCAGGTGCTATTTAAATGCAAGTTGTATTTTCAGATAGGGCATTTAAAATTACTATGAGAGCATCTTCAGTGGAGTTCTTTATTGAGGGTAGTTAAAGAAAACGGACATTTCTATCGTTTGGAAACTGTGACTTGTCTTGAAAAATGAGAGAATTGGAGAACATACAGAGAATTGCTCACCTTAAGGGGGGTGAGACTTTAAACATACCAGAATCAAGAGATTTCGCAGTTTATGctcttttgtcttttattcctaAGGGCTTGTTTCAAAAAGGATTTACAACAATTGGattcagatatttttatctttctcttttgaaAGACCTTGATATTAGACATGACCCACTTATTTtacatggatcacttgagcccaggagtttgagaccagcctaggcaacatcgcaagaccctgtctgtacaattaaaaattaaaataaaaagctgaccaggcatggtggcctccagctactctggaggctgaggtgggaggatcccttgagcccaggaggtcgaggctacagtgagccttgTTCCTGCCactgccactatactccagcttgggtgacagaatgagaccctgtctcagcaacaaacaaacaaaacatatgaGGCTTTAAAAGTATCTAGTTTATTTGTCAGCAATACAGCTGCCCCTACCCCCACTTAGGAATCATAATTTCCAGTTTGGGAAGCATTTTTAACTGATCCaggagactctttttttttttttttttttaagacaagtttCGCTAAACATTTTATCTCCTAAATAAATTTCCTTTAGTTTAAAGGAAACTAAGCTTTCACTTAGTTCCTTTccagtttaaaaataatgttccCAAAGGGTATTTTCAAAAGATTTGTCTCCCAAAAAGCTATTTCCTCCCcaaaggaaaaacatttaaagagTAAGTGGAAATGTATAACCTGAAATAATGATTGAAACTTTGCAACAAATAAACTTTACTGAGAGATTTTAATGTAGGTCAAAGTATAGGCTATAAATGACACATTTCATCATAAACTTTCTAATTATAGCAAGTATTCTGCTACTACAGGATCAGTCTTGCATATTGACAACAGCTGTACTTTGGGTTCAGGAAATTATTCTAGGCTAGacctttgtattttgtttatgaGGTGTTAAAACCCACTTAGAGGTCAGGTGACAGcagaaggaaattttttttccagacttCCTAGTCCTTACCCTAGCATCATTCTAAAAGGTGTTATTGTACTCCTTAGAAATGTGCTGTTTTAGATTCTAGGAAGATCATTAAagcaattttttatcttttatctgaAACTTTAGGAATTTGTGTAGATTTGGGTCAGTTTTGATAATCTACATCAGAGCTATAAGTGTAATTTAGAGATTCCTAGATTCAGCAACAAGAACCCACTTAGTTCCCTTTCCTTAGTATTTGGAATTTGTCTCACACACTTGTGATTTATTATACTTTCTGCTCCCAAGACTTGCCTGTCATCCCATTCTGATATGGATAACACTCTCTTCGTTTCCACTCTCCTCCCTTCATTCAGAAAGGAGTGATGATTACACAGTGAGCAAGTGCTGATGAAAAGGGGAATAGGTTTGCTAGTACAGCCAGTTATAATAGCCAGAGTAACCCTTCATGACTGTATCACCTTGGATATTTCACATCACTTTTTGGAGCCTTATTTTCCTGATTTGTAAAGAGGCAGTTGGGATCACCAACCTTAATATTAAAATTCTGTGATTGCACAGAACTAGCGCCAGATTCAGGTAGGATGTCTTCACTGTTATATCACAACCCTCATGATATTTAGGTGTTTGTCTACGTCCCCATTTGCTGGTGAGCCCCTTGAGACCCAGCCTTGGTCATTTTGGTGTCCCCAGTGCATAACTCCTTGCACAGAGGAGATAGTAATTGTGGGATTGAAGAAAAcctcaggaggcagtggttgtttTTAAGCCACACTGAAGAGACTAGGGCAGTGGTGTTTTTTTAAGGGTAAGAGCATGTGGAGAGGAGCAAACAAATGCCTGAGCAGAATCCAGTGTAAGAAGAGAAGCAGGCTTCAACTTAACCGTGTTTCTATTtttacagaattatttttctcctatttatgttaaaaactattttctgttggttcaaacttccttttaCCCAACTCTGACTCCTCTTCCAGCTAGTGAATGAGTCCATTTTTGGTCCCTAAAATATTCTATATTACTTTTTTCATTAAGCTGATAGTATTCCAGATTGAATTTTGAAAACTTCTAGTACAGCCTTTAGGATCTCATTTTTAGTATTTACACCTACTCCACTATATTAGAAGTTACTATAAGCTCACTGGGCATGCTCATGGGCAGTTATTTTCAAGGCACCCTTTTAAATAACCCATACATACAACGTtagtatttgtttatatatacatcAAGAAATTCTAGAAGGATACCCAGGAAACCAGTAATaaagtaatttattaaaatactttacCATTGTTGGGTAAATACTTTGGGCTCAGacttatctgtattttctttctttctttttttttaaaaaaaaacttttaggttcaggggtacaagtacaGGGTTGTTACGtagataaacttgtgtcacaagggtttgttgcacagattatttcatcacccaggtgttaagcctagtacccattagttatttttcctgatcttctccaccctccatcctccaaaaggccccagtgtgtgttgttccctgctatgtgtccatgtgttctcatcatttagctcccaagcattttcttttttttttttttttttgagacggagtctcgctctttcgcccaggctggagtgcagtggtgctatctcggctcactgcaagctctgcctcccgggttcacgccattctcctgcctcagcctcctgagtagctgggactacaggcgcccgccaccacgcccagctaattttttgtatttttagtagagacggggtttcaccgtgttagccaggatggtctccatctcctgacctcgtgatccgcccgcctcagcctcccaaagtgctgggattacaggcgagcattTTCTTACAAAGAAAAAACCTTAGTGTTTAGGGATATCtagtatttacttattttatctgtaaaattctCACCAGTTTGTATCATCCCCACTTAATATATAAATACCTCACAGTATTGTCcgttttttacagatgagggaattgGAGTTCGTACTTGGTCCGAGGCCCTGAACCTAATAAATGCCAGTGAAGTGGGATTTGACCGTAGATCTGGCTCCACAGCCCTCGCTTTCCCCTCTGTCTCACTGGCTTCTCACCAGCCTTGTCTGGATGACCGTCAGTAGCAACCTGTTGGAAGCATACAAAGCAGTTTATTTTAGAGGAACTCTCAAGTGTCTTAGGGTAGAAAGTAAAAAGTTGCTTCTTATGAGTTGCTAAAGGAAAGCTTCTGTGTCATTAAGTATGGATGACTTTAAAAAGCTTGTTTATGAAAGaagcaattttttaatttaattttttatgttatatattcatatagTTCAGAAATTGAGGAAGGTATGTATATTACCTGGAAGAGGAGTGAAAACTCTCCTTCCCATTCCAAACCCTCCCAGTAAACTTTATTATTGGTTCCTTGGGTATCCTAGTGTTTCTTGATGTATGTATAAACAAAtgctaacatatatatatatatatatatgtatggtttATTTAAAGGGTGTCTTGAAAATAAACTGTCCATGAGCATGCCCAGTAAGCGTATGGTAACTTCGAATATAGTGGAGTGTGGCATATTTTTCTCTAGTAGTTTTCTCTATTGGCACCGTCAGGACATCTTTTCATCAGAGCTTATAAAAATAGAGGATTTGTTAACCCTTGTGAAATTGCTCCTGGTTATAATTAGTAGAATGCCTTGTACTTTATTCCTCTTTAAGTAGTTATGTTCAGATGAGAAATTAATAGTATGAGTCTTTATTGCCATCTCTAACCCTTAGGGCTTTTGACTTTGAAGagtctggtttttaaaaattgcattctgAGCATCAGAATGAGAATTGCTATTTGTTTACTTTTAGATGCCTGTCTTAGATGTCAAGCTGAAAACAAACAAGAGGACTGTGTTGGTATGTTGTAATTTTGTTCTCTTGCTTTTTCAACTGAAGGTTTTCTCTCAGTAGGGATGTTTGAATTTGAAATTAAGATTGACTttatcaatacacaaaaataaactgtaAAGCAGTGATCCAttgttaatataaaatatgttggTTCTCAGAAGAGTTTAATGGAATGAACCTGCAAATCCTTTTATTGCCATAATTAAGAAGAATTGGTTATATATTCCAGACATGGTCATAATAAACATTTTGGtaatcaaaaattaaatattttctattaagaaaattataaaatcagaaatttgTCAAAACATTATTTGAATTTTGGCTATGTTATAGGTCACTTTTGGTTCTAATAAGGCATTTCACTTTTCAATACtcttataatacagtatttaactTTAAAACCAGAGTAGAAAAATTCTAAGTCTCAAGTatatttttggaatgtggtttGTGTATCAAAT
This region of Gorilla gorilla gorilla isolate KB3781 chromosome 2, NHGRI_mGorGor1-v2.1_pri, whole genome shotgun sequence genomic DNA includes:
- the RNF7 gene encoding RING-box protein 2 isoform X1, producing MADVEDGEETCALASHSGSSGSKSGGDKMFSLKKWNAVAMWSWDVECDTCAICRVQVMDACLRCQAENKQEDCVVVWGECNHSFHNCCMSLWVKQNNRCPLCQQDWVVQRIGK
- the RNF7 gene encoding RING-box protein 2 isoform X2, whose product is MADVEDGEETCALASHSGSSGSKSGGDKMFSLKKWNAVAMWSWDVECDTCAICRVQMPVLDVKLKTNKRTVLWSGENVIIPSTTAACPCG